AATCCGAACGAAGCGAACTCCGATCGGATAAATCTTATCTCACCGATTCCAATTCGGGAATTTGGCGATTTCCTCTTGAGCGATCGAGTCATGCGCGGGAATTACATGGATCTCCGGTTTATGAACAATCAAATCGTGAACCCGTGCCAACTCCCGCCCGAGAGTTTCCGGATCCTTATCGGCGATTCTTCTCGAAAGCCTCGGCTTATGCGCCGGTAACGAAAAACCTTCCTTAGACCAACTGATGTCACCGGTGAAAAAATATCTTTGCTTCGGAGAAAGATTGATAAAAAGTCCGATCGATCCTCCGCCATGACCGGCCATTGGAACAAACACGATGCTTCCGTCTTGAAACAGGTCCAGACTTCGAGAATACGTTTCGTAAGGAACGTCTTGAAATTTTACATTCTCCCATCGGATTTGATCTCCGTCGAATTGTCTCTGAATATAACCGTGTCTCGTATCGGAAGCAAAGGCGCCGGAACGCTCTTCTTCAGTTGTCAAAACTTTTGCCCAGGGGAAATCCTTTACGCCGCTCGCGTGGTCCCAGTGCATGTGAGAAAGAAAAACTTTTTCGATTTGTCTCGGATCGTATCCTTCTTTTTTGAGAAGTTCAACGGCGGGAATATGATCCTTATATGCCATAAGAATTCTTAGATGGATCGGTTTTAAAGCGAATTGTTCTTTTATATCGGTCCCCAACCCGGTATCAAATAAAAATTTTCCTTTCGGATGTTCCACGAGCAAAGCGGAATGAGAGATAATTCTTTTCTTAAAAAGATTTCCACCTTCATACAGAAATGCCTCCGAAGTATCCGCAGTCGCCGTTCTTAAAAACGAAAAACGGACTCCCGGATTCACAAACGAGACCGGATTCGGGTTTCGCTGTCCAACCAAAAAAGAATCATCGATCACTAATTTAGGATATCCTAATGCGAACAAAATCCCCATAAGCACAATCCCGATAACTCCAAAATAAAACCAATAACGTTTCATTCCGATTCTCCTTGTTGAATCAATATCTTTGCGGTTTTGGCCGCAGACTTCATCGGATACGAACTCCGATTCGTTCGAGAAAGCAAAATGGCGCCCTCAAGCAAACAAAGAATCGAAATGGCCAGTTCAGAAGCTTTTTTTCTTTCCCAACCCGTTCTTATAAAAAATTCCTCGAGTTCTTCCTTCCACTCCGCGAAGACCGTTTTACACGCCTCGCTTACCGGATTAGAATGAGACGCGGTTTCCGATGCGGTCGTCGCGACCGGACATCCTTGGCTAAAATCCGTTTCGATCAACTTACGTTCCAGCGCTTTGAAGATCGCTCCGATTCCGCTCGCAGTCGTTTTAGAAGACTCTAATAGACTTCTTAACATCGCACCCAACTCTCTTCCGGAAGTAGTGATCGCCTGCGCCGCTAAATCCTCTTTTCCTCCGGGAAAATGGAAATAAATGGACCCTTTGGGGGATTTCGACAATGCAACGATTTCGTTTAACCCGGTTCCGTTATAACCTCGAGTCTCTAACGATAAAGCCATCGCTCGAACCATTCTTTCTTTGGATACCGTTCCCTTTTCGCTCATTCCTCAAATAAAATCATATATAAATAGACCGGTCAACATATTTTTTATCACCTAAAGAATTTTGCATTGCGAAGAATACAGTAAACCAACCGCACCTCTGAATGCCACGTTCTACAAGAAGTGGAATAAAAGAGATGCAAGGAGCGATTTCAAAATTCGATCCATTGCCGAAAAGGAAAAACCGAAAGAAGAGAAATCTTGGATATCCAAGATACTAAAGATTTGAAGCGTGAATTTAGCTTTGATATAGGAAAGAATTCTAAATTTTTTTATTGGAGTAGACTTGCGAATAAATCTTGATTCGAAAATTCTAAAACAGCTTTGGAGCCGTATTCGTTCGAGTCGAATCGAAAATTTCCTTTTAACTGTTGCGTCATTATGGAAATCAGAGTAAAGCCAGTCGTTTTCGGTTGAGTCCAAGTCGATTCCATTTGAATTCCCGGTCCGCTGTCCAAAACCGTAAGAAAGTAGCGATGATTTGCAAAATGTAATTCAACTACGATTCTATTTTCCCGATTCTCTTGTCGAGAATGACGAACCGCATTATTTAAAAGTTCGTACACGATCATCGCGAAAGGAACTGAGATTTCTATACTCAAAGGAGCCGCGTTCTTACTTTGAATCAATTCTATCGGAGGACCGTTTTGAATTCTTACCAAACCGACGATTTCGATGAGAACCTTATTGAGGTCGATCTCGTAATCCGTTTCGGATTTGTAGATCGCATCGTGAATTTTGGACAACATTAGAATTCTTTCATTAAAACTTTCTAACTGTTTATCTCCGCCTTTAACTCCGTTGTTTTGATGTAAGTTCGCAAATCCGCTTAGAATTTGGAGGTTGTTTTTAACACGATGATGAATTTCCCGAATAAAAACCTCTTTTTCCTTCTTATGACTCGTAAGAACTCGGACGGTGATGATTGCCAGCGTGCAAAAGAGGATAAATTTCAGAATCGTATCGAAAATAAAGGCGGAACTCAATTCTCCCTTTCCCCAATATTGATACATTCGAATGGCCATTAATATTCCCGTATAACAAGAAACGGCGATCGTAAGCTTACTATTGGAGAAATGTAAGAATAATATGATAATCGTCGCCATTGAAAAATAGATGTTTCCGTTTTGCATACCGAAGAAGATTCCAAAAGTCAACGCGGTAAGGCTCAAATAAAGTATGGAATAAATGGCAACTTCCAAACGATTGATCAGCAGAAAAACAATGGAAACGAACGCGGATACTGCAAAAATCAAAAAACCGACTCGGACTCCTTGACGGATATAAAGAAGACATGCGACGATTGAAACGATAAAGATCACGAGATCGGTAACAAAGAGGTGATACGCTTTTTTGCGGGTAAGATAATCTCTTCTTCCGTATATTTGATTTATTTTTTTGAAAAACATGACGCTTAACAATATTTCCGGATGAAAACGGATCCAGAAACGTGGGACATCATTCTCGATTGTCGGACAAAATACAAATGTTTTTCGGAAACGGAATCTACTTTTGCCTTAGGGCAAAGCATGTTTTCCGTCTTTCAAAATCGACATCGGCGTTAGGAAAGCTTCTTCTGTTTTGAAAGTAAGCAAATTGCGACGAATCAAAGATGATACAATCATAAATGGAATTCAAAAAGACACTGTATACTCCCGAAGAAAATGAAAAGCGGCCTCTGCTTTTTAAGCCGAATCCCTTTCTGTCCGGGAATGGTCTCACGAAGAATATCATATTTTTATAATGTTTTTAAGTTATCCTAAGAAACGACACGGAGACTCCTTTTCTATCAGAGATCAATCCTCAAGAAAGGATGTCAATTCCGACCGAGTATGCAATACGAGCCGTTCGTCAAATACGGCTCGACTTCGAACCTTCCTAAAAAGCAACGAAGTTGCGATTTCGGCCCCTTTCAAGAAAGTTCGGACTAAAATATTCATATTTCCTAATTTACTTTGAAGTAAAAAAGGAAGAACCGATCACAAAGAAAGAAGATTCAGTTCATCCAGAAAAGCCACGGCAAAACTTCCGGTTCCCTTTGAATCGCGAGCGGCCCTGGCGCCAGCTACCGCAAAGACGGCCGAAGCGGAAACTGCGGCCCGTAACGGATCCTTTTGAATTCCTAAAAAGGAAGCCATTAAGGCGCCGAGAGAACAACCGACTCCCGTCACTTTCGTCATCATTGCATGACCACCCGGTACCGCGATCGTTTGATTTCCATTCGTGATATAATCGATTTCTCCGCTCACCGCGACTACCGCGCCGAGCTTTTCAGAGAGTTCTATTGCGAAAGGCAAGGCTTCGGAAGAGCTTGCGATCGAGTCCACTCCTTTTCCTCCTCCCGCGGTTCCGGCTAACGCAAGAATTTCGGAAGCGTTCCCGCGAATTACACTCGGCTTTTGCTGAAGCAATTCCTGTACAACCTCGGTTCTAAACCGAAGAGCGCCAGCGGCGACCGGATCGAGAACCCAAGGGGTCCCCGCTTTGTTTGCGGCGGTGGCCGCAAGCCTCATCACCTTTGCGTCCGTACTCGTAACGGTGCCTACATTGATGAGGAGTCCGCTCGCAATCGAAGCAAAGTCGGCGACTTCTTCCTCGGCAATCACCATCGCGGGAGAAGCACCGATCGCAAGTAGAACGTTGGCGGTCCAATTGGTAACGACGATATTCGTTATAACGTGTGTTAGGGGGGAAATTTTTCTAAGTGCAGAAAGATCCTCTACGATCTCCGGCGAGGGCCAAATTTTTTCAATCATTGCGTGTTTCACATCCGATTTACGACTTATTCAATTCCTATTTCAAGAAACGAATCTGTAAAGGAAATTCACAATTCGAAACGACTAAAAGTATCTCGTCGATTTACGCTGAAAAAAACTCTCTCTCCAGTGAAAAAGAAATGTGAATCCGGAAAATAAAACCTTCTTTGTGAAATGCGCAAAGGAGAACGGAAAACGTTTCGGACCCTGCAAAATTTTAGAAGGAAACCCTATTCCCCAAGAAGAGATAAAACGAAACCAACGGGATAACGAAGAGGTCAAAGCCCATGTCGATCGAAACTCACGTAAAATCGAACGAATCACTTGGAGTAACGGAATGAATCTTCTGAAGACCGCTTTGATTGTTGGACTCTGTTTCCTTCCTTTGTTAAGCGAATACGCACAACCGAACGGCGCCCACAGAGACAACTGTAGAGCCGAAAGAGAAACCTATTGTAAGGATGTAAGACCGGGACCGGAAGGACATCGTTGTCTGAAGGAAAACGAATCCAAACTTTCCGCTTCGTGCAAATCTCATCTCGCGGAGATGGAAACAAGACACAAGGCCATGAAAGAAGCCTGCGCGGTCGACGAGGAAAAGTTCTGCAAGGATTCCACTCGCGAAAACGGCGGACCGATGCGTTGTCTTAGATCACACGAATCGGAACTGAGCGCGAAGTGCAGAGACGCACTCCCACCGCCGCCCCCGGACAAACGATAAAAATTTGGGCATTCCCCGCTTGCAAAAAGTTTCGTAATCAATGATGAAAAAGAAAACGCAAGCGGGTCGGGCTACTCCAAGTTCGTCGCAAAGCGACTCATCTCGAACGGCTCGCAAAAAAAACCAAAACCCGCCCCAAGAGGTTCGAGACGCTTCGCGCTTTTCGTATCCCTAATGCGTTCTCTAAAACATGAAATTACTTGACTAAAAGAATGTGAATTCGAAAATCACACTGCCTCGTAACCTCGGAAAACACAATGCAACTCAAAACGATCCTTTTGCTCTTTTACATCCTTCAAATTCTTTTTACCTTGACGATGAAATATTTATCCTATGAAGGAAACAACTCACCGCAACTACATGAAGAAATTCTAAAATACTTTACGGAAACCGATATACAGAAGGGAATTGAATACGCCAGAAGCGGATTCTTCGCCTCCGTTCTATCCGATCTTCTGGACTTTGTCGTAGCGGGAATTTTTGTCTTCTCTCCTCTTTCCGTAAGATTGGAATCCTATTTGGAAAAAAGGTCCGGAAATCGTTTTTATCTTACCGTATTGTTCTTCTTTTTGATCTTTAGCGCCGTTCAATTTTTGATATCGATTCCGTTTCAATATTATTTTGGATTCGTTTTGGAACACCAATTCGGTTTTTCTAAAATGACTTTTTTAGATTGGGTTGTCTATACGGGTAAATCCTTAGGAATCGCCGCGTTAGGCGGAAGCGTCGCTGTAATCGGAATCGCATTCATACTGAAAAAATTTCAAAAGATATGGATGTATTTGGTTCCGATGGTTTCCTTAATTTTCGGACTTCTACTTTCTATTTTGTTCCCGATCATCATTACTCCTCTTTTTTACGAATACAAACCC
This Leptospira stimsonii DNA region includes the following protein-coding sequences:
- a CDS encoding MBL fold metallo-hydrolase, with the translated sequence MKRYWFYFGVIGIVLMGILFALGYPKLVIDDSFLVGQRNPNPVSFVNPGVRFSFLRTATADTSEAFLYEGGNLFKKRIISHSALLVEHPKGKFLFDTGLGTDIKEQFALKPIHLRILMAYKDHIPAVELLKKEGYDPRQIEKVFLSHMHWDHASGVKDFPWAKVLTTEEERSGAFASDTRHGYIQRQFDGDQIRWENVKFQDVPYETYSRSLDLFQDGSIVFVPMAGHGGGSIGLFINLSPKQRYFFTGDISWSKEGFSLPAHKPRLSRRIADKDPETLGRELARVHDLIVHKPEIHVIPAHDSIAQEEIAKFPNWNR
- a CDS encoding TetR/AcrR family transcriptional regulator, which gives rise to MSEKGTVSKERMVRAMALSLETRGYNGTGLNEIVALSKSPKGSIYFHFPGGKEDLAAQAITTSGRELGAMLRSLLESSKTTASGIGAIFKALERKLIETDFSQGCPVATTASETASHSNPVSEACKTVFAEWKEELEEFFIRTGWERKKASELAISILCLLEGAILLSRTNRSSYPMKSAAKTAKILIQQGESE
- a CDS encoding sensor histidine kinase, whose protein sequence is MFFKKINQIYGRRDYLTRKKAYHLFVTDLVIFIVSIVACLLYIRQGVRVGFLIFAVSAFVSIVFLLINRLEVAIYSILYLSLTALTFGIFFGMQNGNIYFSMATIIILFLHFSNSKLTIAVSCYTGILMAIRMYQYWGKGELSSAFIFDTILKFILFCTLAIITVRVLTSHKKEKEVFIREIHHRVKNNLQILSGFANLHQNNGVKGGDKQLESFNERILMLSKIHDAIYKSETDYEIDLNKVLIEIVGLVRIQNGPPIELIQSKNAAPLSIEISVPFAMIVYELLNNAVRHSRQENRENRIVVELHFANHRYFLTVLDSGPGIQMESTWTQPKTTGFTLISIMTQQLKGNFRFDSNEYGSKAVLEFSNQDLFASLLQ
- the thiM gene encoding hydroxyethylthiazole kinase, with product MIEKIWPSPEIVEDLSALRKISPLTHVITNIVVTNWTANVLLAIGASPAMVIAEEEVADFASIASGLLINVGTVTSTDAKVMRLAATAANKAGTPWVLDPVAAGALRFRTEVVQELLQQKPSVIRGNASEILALAGTAGGGKGVDSIASSSEALPFAIELSEKLGAVVAVSGEIDYITNGNQTIAVPGGHAMMTKVTGVGCSLGALMASFLGIQKDPLRAAVSASAVFAVAGARAARDSKGTGSFAVAFLDELNLLSL